Proteins from one Verrucomicrobiaceae bacterium genomic window:
- a CDS encoding ISL3 family transposase codes for MPHDQSLQQHYHLLLGLDKDWEVQEVKLSLEARTVCIRLRHRGGLAVICPGCQRRCSIFDHAPERKWRHLDTMQFETELRTRVPRCQCEHCGVKTIEVPWAGKHSPFTWMFEAFGVAVLQSAASTREACELLRIGWEGAHRLMERAVKRGLARRSLEDFEHAGMDEKSFGSGHDYITTLNDLSEGSARVIEVVHGRKHEDAVALLEQIPESHRRRIKAVAMDMWDAYLKAARQVLPEADIVHDRYHISAHLNAAVDRVRKDEHKRLMGEGDDTLKGSKYQWLRTHADKRSSEAVSFRKLHELGSENQPSVALQGRLPPLLELPLCRSCGAVLQRLAQSSHEQQAGANQEGSTAHRRALAGDTQLRQAPHHQRSERGTQ; via the coding sequence ATGCCGCACGATCAAAGCCTGCAACAGCACTATCATCTACTCCTCGGCCTCGACAAAGACTGGGAGGTGCAGGAGGTGAAGCTAAGTTTGGAGGCACGCACGGTTTGTATCAGGCTTCGACACAGAGGTGGCTTGGCGGTCATCTGTCCTGGATGCCAGAGGCGTTGCAGCATCTTCGATCACGCCCCGGAGAGGAAGTGGCGGCATCTCGACACCATGCAGTTTGAGACCGAGCTGCGAACCCGCGTGCCGCGCTGTCAGTGCGAGCATTGCGGTGTTAAAACCATCGAGGTGCCATGGGCGGGCAAACACTCACCCTTCACCTGGATGTTCGAGGCGTTTGGCGTTGCCGTGCTACAAAGCGCGGCGAGCACCCGCGAAGCGTGCGAACTGCTGCGCATCGGCTGGGAAGGCGCACATCGGCTCATGGAGCGGGCAGTGAAGCGTGGACTGGCCCGGCGCAGCCTGGAGGACTTCGAACACGCGGGGATGGACGAAAAGAGCTTTGGCAGCGGCCACGACTACATCACCACACTCAATGATCTCAGTGAAGGATCTGCTCGCGTGATTGAGGTGGTCCACGGGCGCAAGCACGAAGACGCCGTCGCGCTGCTGGAGCAGATCCCCGAAAGCCATCGTCGCCGAATCAAAGCCGTGGCCATGGACATGTGGGACGCTTATCTTAAAGCCGCACGGCAAGTGCTGCCGGAAGCCGACATCGTGCATGACCGCTATCACATCAGCGCCCATCTCAACGCAGCGGTGGACCGCGTGCGCAAAGACGAACACAAGCGGCTCATGGGTGAGGGGGATGACACGCTCAAAGGCAGCAAATACCAATGGCTGCGCACCCATGCCGACAAGCGCAGCAGCGAGGCGGTCAGCTTCCGCAAGCTGCACGAGTTGGGATCTGAAAACCAGCCGAGCGTAGCACTACAAGGAAGACTTCCGCCACTTCTGGAACTACCTCTATGCCGGAGCTGCGGAGCGGTTTTACAAAGGCTGGCGCAAAGCAGTCATGAGCAGCAGGCTGGAGCCAATCAAGAAGGTAGCACGGCTCATCGACGCGCACTGGCAGGAGATACTCAACTACGTCAAGCACCGCATCACCAACGCAGCGAGCGAGGGACTCAATAG
- a CDS encoding Gfo/Idh/MocA family oxidoreductase, whose protein sequence is MITRILLALAAFTAAAAAQNIRAGIIGLDTSHAVAFTKVLNAKPQRPEVMGVRVVAAYAQGSKDIKSSTDRVPEYSKTVQELGVEIVPTIDALLDKVDVIFLESNDGRPHLEQVLPCIEAHKPIFIDKPIAGSLADAIRIFDAAKKASVPVFSSSSLRFGKGTQAVRSGSIGKVKSAETGSPASLEEHHPDLFWYGIHGVESLYTLMGTGCQSVKRGKTADGMITVTGTWDGGRSGTFTERKGYGGKAVGETGGSLEVGTFNGYEPLLYSIVHFFRTGIAPVTTEETLEIYAFMEAADESKRRNGDSVTIKEVMDKATAKARK, encoded by the coding sequence ATGATCACTCGTATCCTCCTCGCCCTCGCCGCATTCACTGCTGCTGCCGCTGCTCAAAACATCCGCGCTGGCATCATCGGTCTCGATACCTCCCATGCCGTCGCATTCACCAAGGTGCTCAATGCCAAGCCGCAGCGTCCAGAGGTGATGGGAGTGCGAGTGGTGGCCGCCTATGCCCAGGGCTCGAAAGATATCAAATCCAGCACCGATCGAGTGCCCGAGTACTCCAAGACCGTGCAGGAGCTAGGCGTGGAGATCGTGCCCACCATCGACGCCCTACTCGACAAGGTGGATGTCATTTTCCTGGAGTCGAATGACGGTCGCCCACACTTGGAGCAGGTTTTGCCCTGCATCGAAGCGCATAAGCCCATCTTCATCGACAAACCCATCGCAGGCTCCCTCGCGGATGCCATTCGTATCTTTGACGCCGCAAAAAAGGCCTCCGTGCCGGTCTTTAGCAGCTCCTCTCTGCGCTTTGGCAAAGGCACCCAAGCCGTGCGCTCTGGCAGTATCGGCAAAGTGAAGAGCGCCGAGACTGGTAGCCCCGCGAGCCTAGAGGAGCACCATCCCGACTTATTCTGGTACGGTATCCATGGTGTCGAGAGCCTATACACACTCATGGGCACCGGCTGCCAGAGTGTGAAACGCGGAAAAACCGCCGATGGCATGATCACCGTCACAGGCACTTGGGATGGTGGCCGTAGCGGCACCTTCACCGAGCGCAAAGGCTACGGAGGCAAGGCCGTGGGTGAAACAGGTGGGAGCCTCGAAGTCGGCACCTTCAATGGCTATGAGCCCCTACTCTATAGCATCGTACATTTTTTCCGCACCGGCATCGCCCCCGTCACCACAGAAGAGACTCTGGAAATCTACGCCTTCATGGAGGCCGCAGATGAAAGCAAACGCCGCAATGGAGACAGCGTCACGATCAAGGAGGTCATGGACAAAGCCACCGCGAAGGCGCGGAAATAA
- a CDS encoding endonuclease III: MTKAERAAHIQRRLAELYPDPPVPLTHRDAFTLLIAVLLSAQCTDARVNQITPVLFGTLGDTPQKLAACNAAQIEAIVRPCGLGPQKARAIRELSAILLREHGGRVPADLAALEKLPGVGHKTAQVVMAQAFGVPSFPVDTHIHRLAQRWQLTQGKNVLQTERDLKKIFPESAWNKLHLQIIFYGREYCTARGCDGTVCEICTTCFPERRRAVKTKKA; encoded by the coding sequence GTGACGAAAGCGGAGCGTGCAGCCCATATTCAGCGACGGCTCGCCGAGCTGTATCCTGATCCCCCGGTGCCTTTGACCCACAGGGACGCTTTTACCCTGCTCATCGCCGTGCTGCTTTCCGCTCAATGCACGGATGCACGAGTCAATCAGATCACTCCGGTGCTTTTTGGCACTCTGGGGGATACACCGCAAAAACTCGCTGCATGCAATGCGGCGCAGATCGAGGCCATCGTCCGTCCCTGTGGACTCGGGCCGCAAAAAGCCCGCGCCATCCGTGAACTCAGCGCCATCTTACTCCGCGAGCATGGAGGCCGAGTGCCAGCAGATCTGGCTGCGCTCGAAAAACTGCCGGGGGTGGGCCACAAGACGGCTCAGGTCGTCATGGCGCAGGCTTTCGGCGTCCCTAGCTTCCCCGTGGACACGCACATCCACCGGCTTGCCCAGCGCTGGCAATTGACGCAAGGAAAAAATGTCCTCCAAACCGAGCGAGACCTCAAAAAAATCTTTCCTGAGTCCGCATGGAATAAGCTCCACCTCCAAATCATTTTTTATGGTCGTGAGTACTGCACGGCGCGGGGCTGCGACGGCACGGTATGTGAGATTTGCACCACTTGCTTCCCTGAGAGGCGCCGAGCAGTGAAAACAAAGAAAGCGTGA
- a CDS encoding 3D domain-containing protein: protein MLRFLSPTLALCALMLTSCASTTPVASKTLKSTRIPAVRTTAYTHSESDHIVYGNDNALGGDLKYGNVRSAAADWSVYPVGTIFQIEGTPHVYQVDDYGSALVGTNTIDLYKPSRSEMNQWGVRKVNIRVLRWGSFSKSLAILKPRSKWNHVDKMVDRIERKKM from the coding sequence ATGCTCCGTTTTCTCTCCCCCACTCTCGCACTCTGCGCTCTGATGCTCACCTCCTGTGCATCCACGACACCTGTGGCATCGAAGACGCTGAAGAGCACTCGCATCCCCGCCGTGCGCACCACGGCCTACACGCACAGTGAGTCAGACCACATCGTCTATGGCAATGACAATGCCCTGGGTGGTGATTTGAAATACGGCAATGTGCGCAGCGCCGCCGCTGACTGGTCTGTGTATCCTGTGGGCACCATTTTCCAGATCGAAGGCACTCCGCATGTCTATCAAGTGGATGATTACGGCTCTGCCCTCGTCGGCACGAACACGATCGATCTCTACAAGCCCTCCCGCTCCGAAATGAATCAATGGGGCGTGCGTAAAGTAAACATCCGCGTGCTGCGCTGGGGTTCCTTTTCCAAGAGTCTCGCCATCCTGAAGCCACGCTCCAAATGGAACCATGTGGATAAGATGGTGGACCGCATCGAGCGGAAAAAAATGTGA
- a CDS encoding YkgJ family cysteine cluster protein: protein MSEQNPEIRYLCQRCGNCCRWPGDVRVTDAEVAAIAAHVGMPLEEFIATYTRLNANRTGLSIIDAGDGACIFLEGVNVCRIQPVKPVQCSGFPNEWRFPGWREKCEAIEVDAK, encoded by the coding sequence ATGAGCGAGCAAAACCCTGAGATCCGTTACCTGTGTCAGCGCTGCGGCAACTGCTGCCGCTGGCCGGGGGACGTACGAGTGACGGATGCGGAAGTGGCGGCCATCGCGGCGCATGTGGGCATGCCGCTGGAGGAGTTCATCGCTACGTACACTCGGCTCAATGCCAATCGCACGGGGCTGAGCATCATCGACGCGGGTGATGGTGCCTGCATTTTCCTGGAGGGTGTGAATGTCTGCCGTATCCAGCCGGTGAAACCCGTCCAGTGCAGCGGTTTTCCGAACGAATGGCGCTTCCCCGGTTGGCGTGAAAAATGCGAGGCCATCGAAGTGGATGCAAAGTGA
- the thrH gene encoding bifunctional phosphoserine phosphatase/homoserine phosphotransferase ThrH, which yields MKPQTIITLDLEGVLVPEIWIAFAEKTGIAELRRTTRDEPDYDKLMQGRLQILDQHGLKLPDIQDVISTLSPMDGAKDFLDELRSMTQVVILSDTFAEFAQPLMRQLGWPTIFCHQLETAPDGRIVNYRLRQPNQKQKAVAAFKSLNYRVLAAGDSFNDTTMLGEADVGFFFHAPASIQAQFPQFQAFDQYPALLTAMKAAM from the coding sequence ATGAAACCCCAAACCATCATCACCCTGGATCTGGAAGGCGTGCTCGTGCCTGAAATCTGGATCGCTTTTGCCGAAAAAACTGGCATCGCCGAGCTCCGCCGCACTACACGGGATGAGCCTGATTATGACAAGCTCATGCAGGGTAGGCTGCAGATCCTCGATCAGCACGGACTGAAGCTGCCAGACATCCAGGATGTCATCAGCACGCTGTCGCCGATGGATGGGGCAAAGGATTTCCTGGATGAACTGCGCAGCATGACGCAGGTGGTGATCCTGAGCGATACCTTTGCCGAATTCGCCCAGCCGCTGATGCGCCAACTTGGTTGGCCGACGATTTTTTGTCACCAGCTCGAAACTGCGCCCGATGGCCGCATCGTGAACTACCGTCTGCGGCAGCCAAACCAGAAGCAAAAAGCCGTCGCGGCCTTCAAATCGCTCAATTACCGCGTATTGGCCGCTGGGGATTCCTTCAATGATACGACGATGCTGGGTGAGGCAGATGTGGGCTTCTTTTTCCATGCTCCGGCGTCGATCCAGGCACAGTTCCCGCAGTTTCAGGCCTTTGATCAATATCCAGCGCTGCTGACTGCAATGAAGGCTGCGATGTGA
- the lipA gene encoding lipoyl synthase, producing the protein MTPKIDPTLHRDKKPDWIRVKLPRDPKFWSTKGLITDLKLHTVCEEAQCPNRWECWSQGSATFMIAGDRCTRACGFCAVKTAKPFALEADEPQRVAEATKRMGLSHIVITAVARDDVKDGGADHFARTIEAVREAVPGITIEILVPDFNGKDDALEVVMQARPHIFNHNLETVERLTPLVRSRAMYHRSLHVLRRAKEMARELGYHCATKSGLMLGLGETEPELFQAMDDLREHDVTVLTLGQYLRPSAQHLPVIEYIHPDTFDNYKEIALKKGFKHVASAPLVRSSYHAADFKPELDTEEV; encoded by the coding sequence ATGACTCCGAAAATCGACCCTACGCTCCACCGCGACAAAAAGCCTGATTGGATCCGCGTGAAATTACCGCGTGATCCGAAGTTTTGGAGCACGAAGGGGCTGATCACGGATCTGAAGCTCCATACGGTGTGCGAGGAGGCGCAGTGCCCGAACCGCTGGGAGTGCTGGAGCCAAGGTAGCGCTACTTTTATGATCGCGGGGGATCGCTGTACCCGTGCCTGCGGCTTCTGCGCGGTGAAGACTGCGAAACCTTTCGCCCTGGAGGCGGATGAGCCGCAGCGTGTGGCGGAGGCTACGAAGCGCATGGGCCTGAGCCACATCGTGATCACGGCGGTGGCCCGTGATGATGTGAAGGATGGCGGGGCGGACCATTTTGCCCGTACGATCGAGGCTGTACGTGAGGCTGTGCCGGGGATCACGATCGAGATCCTGGTGCCTGATTTTAATGGCAAGGACGATGCCCTGGAGGTGGTGATGCAGGCGAGGCCGCACATTTTTAATCATAATCTGGAGACGGTGGAGCGGCTCACACCGCTCGTGCGGAGCCGTGCGATGTACCACCGCAGTCTGCATGTGCTGCGGCGTGCGAAGGAAATGGCTCGCGAGCTGGGCTACCACTGCGCGACGAAGAGCGGCCTGATGCTGGGGCTGGGTGAGACTGAGCCAGAGCTTTTTCAGGCGATGGATGACCTGCGTGAGCATGATGTCACGGTTTTGACTCTGGGCCAGTATCTGCGGCCTTCTGCGCAGCATCTACCGGTGATCGAGTATATCCACCCGGATACTTTCGATAACTACAAAGAGATCGCTCTGAAGAAGGGCTTCAAGCATGTGGCGAGTGCCCCGCTGGTGCGCAGCAGCTACCATGCGGCGGATTTTAAGCCAGAGCTGGATACCGAGGAGGTCTGA